From the Polaribacter gangjinensis genome, the window TGATGAAATAGCGAGTAATAACAGCAGCTTGTTTTTTGCGTTAGCTATTATTTTTTTTCCATAGATAATAAAGCTGATGATTATAAATAGTATGATGAAAATTCGTCCAAAATCTACATATCTCCAAATTAATACCATACTATTTCTAACAAAATAATTGAAATCTGCAAAATGCCATAAACTTTTCCAAGGAGAATTTGTGTGAGTTTGCAACCAGCCTTTTTCTAAAAACCTCCATCCAACATAAATAAATGCTGGTAAACTTGCTGCGAGATAATAAACAATAAATTTTAAAGTGATAATTTTTTTTAAGGCTTCTTTTTGTAAGAGTTTACGGTATAAAACTTCAAATAGACAAATACCTGCAAATAGCATCATGCTTCTGAAAGAGACAATACTTAAAAAAAATAAACCAATAAATTGGATTTTTTTTTGCTCATACAAAAGTGAATTTACACTTAAAAAAAAGAAGAAAAGCGTAATAATTTCTATGTTAACTAAAACTAGGCAAGTGGATAAAGAGGGATCTGCTAGTACTAAAAAAAACGCAAAAAATTGTAATTTGATTTCCTTTATAAAATAGGCTATAAATTTATGTAACTGAATAAAAAAACCAATGGTAAAAGGAATCATCGCAAAGTGACTAACCCATAACTCATGCCCAAAAATATGCCAAAACAAAGCGAGAATGGTGCCTAAAAAAGGAGGATGACCTGGGTCAAAACTAATTGGCATAGACCAATCAAAAATGGAGTTATTATATAAATGATTTCCCATTCTTGATCCAAAAAGAATGTCATCATCAAACATCCCAAAATTTTTGGATAACAAAAAAATAAGAATACTAAGCAGAACAAAAAATAAATTTCTGTTCAGATTAGTTTTAAAAATTAGGTGAATGAATTTTGACATTTTTAATTAAAAAAAGCTGCAAAAATTGCAGCTTATATTTTATTTCATTCCTTGCATCATTTGCATCATTTTTTTGCCACCACCACCTTGCATCATTTTCATCATTTTACTCATTTGTTCAAACTGTTTCATCAATTGATTTACTTCTTGAATCGTAGTTCCTGAGCCCTTGGCAATTCTTTTTTTTCTGCTTACATCTATCAAAGAAGGTGTGCTTCTTTCTGATGGTGTCATAGAATGAATAATGGCTTCAATTCCTTTAAAAGCATCATCATTTATTTCAACATCTTTCATTGCTTTTCCAGCACCAGGAATCATTCCGATTAAATCTTTCATGCTTCCCATTTTTTTAATTTGCTGAATTTGTGTCAAGAAATCATCAAAACCAAACTGATTTTTTGCAATTTTCTTTTGTAATTTTCTGGCTTCTTCCTCATCATATTGATCTTGCGCACGTTCTACTAACGAAATCACATCACCCATTCCTAAAATACGATCTGCCATCCTTTCTGGATAAAACACATCAATCGCATCCATTTTTTCGCCAGTTCCAATAAATTTGATAGGTTTATCAACCACTGATTTTATAGATAATGCAGCTCCACCACGTGTGTCACCATCTAATTTGGTCAATACAACTCCATCAAAATTTAAAACATCATTAAAAGCTTTTGAAGTATTTACAGCATCTTGTCCTGTCATAGAATCTACAACAAAAAGCGTTTCTTGCGGATTTACAGCTTTGTGAATATTCGAAATTTCGGTCATCATTGCAGCATCAACCGCTAAACGTCCTGCAGTATCTATAATTACTACATTTTTACCATTTGCTTTGGCATATTTGATGGCATTTAAAGAAATTTCAACCGGATTTTGATTGCCTATTTCTGCATAAACTTCTACGCCAACTTGTTCACCAACCACTTGTAATTGATTAACGGCAGCAGGTCTATAAACATCACAACCTACTAAAAGTACTTGTTTTGTTTTTTTTGTTTTTAGGTAATTTGCCAATTTTCCAGAAAAAGTAGTCTTTCCAGAACCTTGTAAACCAGACATTAAAATCACTGTTGGAGAACCTCCTAAATTGATGCCTACAGTTTCACCACCCATTAAAGTAGTCAATTCGTCTTTGACTAATTTTACCATCAATTGCCCTGGGTTCAATGTTGTTAATACATTTTGACCAATAGCTTTTGTTTGAACATTTTTGGTAAATTCTTTGGCAATCTTAAAGTTAACGTCGGCATCAAGTAATGCTCTACGAACTTCTTTAAGTGTTTCTGCAACATTTATTTCTGTGATTTTTCCATGCCCTTTTAGGGTGTGTAGGGCTTTATCTAATTTATCGCTTAAATTACTAAACATAAGTCAC encodes:
- the ffh gene encoding signal recognition particle protein — its product is MFSNLSDKLDKALHTLKGHGKITEINVAETLKEVRRALLDADVNFKIAKEFTKNVQTKAIGQNVLTTLNPGQLMVKLVKDELTTLMGGETVGINLGGSPTVILMSGLQGSGKTTFSGKLANYLKTKKTKQVLLVGCDVYRPAAVNQLQVVGEQVGVEVYAEIGNQNPVEISLNAIKYAKANGKNVVIIDTAGRLAVDAAMMTEISNIHKAVNPQETLFVVDSMTGQDAVNTSKAFNDVLNFDGVVLTKLDGDTRGGAALSIKSVVDKPIKFIGTGEKMDAIDVFYPERMADRILGMGDVISLVERAQDQYDEEEARKLQKKIAKNQFGFDDFLTQIQQIKKMGSMKDLIGMIPGAGKAMKDVEINDDAFKGIEAIIHSMTPSERSTPSLIDVSRKKRIAKGSGTTIQEVNQLMKQFEQMSKMMKMMQGGGGKKMMQMMQGMK